A stretch of the Tardiphaga sp. 709 genome encodes the following:
- a CDS encoding peroxiredoxin codes for MTIQVGDKLPESKLRVMTSEGPAVKTTDDIFKGKKVALFAVPGAYTGTCHKMHLPSIFLNAYAIKDKGVDTIAIISVNDVFVMNAWKKDTDLRDEAVFLADGNADFTKAIGMELDASGNGLGIRSHRYSMLVEDGKVTKLNLEPAPGKVEVSGGDTLLGQL; via the coding sequence ATGACCATTCAAGTTGGCGACAAGCTGCCCGAGTCCAAGCTCCGTGTCATGACCTCCGAAGGTCCGGCCGTGAAGACCACCGACGACATCTTCAAGGGCAAGAAAGTGGCGCTGTTCGCGGTGCCCGGCGCCTATACCGGCACCTGCCACAAGATGCATCTGCCGAGCATCTTCCTCAACGCCTATGCCATCAAGGACAAGGGCGTCGACACCATCGCGATCATCTCCGTCAACGATGTGTTCGTGATGAACGCCTGGAAGAAAGACACCGACCTGCGCGACGAAGCGGTGTTCCTCGCCGACGGCAATGCCGACTTCACCAAGGCGATCGGCATGGAGCTCGACGCATCCGGCAACGGCCTCGGCATCCGCTCGCATCGCTATTCGATGCTGGTGGAAGACGGCAAGGTGACCAAGCTCAACCTCGAGCCGGCACCGGGCAAGGTCGAAGTCTCCGGCGGCGACACGCTGCTGGGTCAGCTCTGA
- the rnhA gene encoding ribonuclease HI, whose translation MTTATPVTIYTDGACSGNPGPGGWGAILRFGDAEKELKGGEAHTTNNRMELMAAISALEALKKPCSVDLHTDSQYLRNGIMSWIHGWKKNGWKTSDKKPVKNVDLWQRLDAALKTHDVRWHWVKGHAGHAENERADQLSRDGLAENRGR comes from the coding sequence GTGACCACTGCGACGCCTGTGACGATCTATACGGACGGCGCCTGCTCCGGAAATCCCGGCCCCGGCGGTTGGGGCGCGATCCTTCGTTTCGGCGATGCCGAGAAGGAGCTCAAGGGCGGCGAGGCGCACACCACCAATAATCGCATGGAGCTGATGGCGGCGATTTCGGCGCTGGAAGCGCTGAAGAAGCCGTGTTCGGTGGATCTGCACACCGACAGCCAGTATCTGCGCAACGGCATCATGAGCTGGATTCACGGCTGGAAGAAAAACGGCTGGAAGACGTCGGACAAGAAGCCGGTGAAGAATGTCGACCTGTGGCAGCGGCTCGATGCTGCGCTGAAGACCCATGACGTGCGCTGGCACTGGGTCAAGGGTCATGCCGGCCACGCCGAGAACGAACGCGCGGATCAACTCTCGCGGGACGGGCTGGCGGAGAATCGCGGGCGGTAG